One genomic segment of Cottoperca gobio chromosome 21, fCotGob3.1, whole genome shotgun sequence includes these proteins:
- the LOC115026676 gene encoding interleukin-1 receptor type 1-like isoform X1, whose amino-acid sequence MGQRATLGSLLFLFGLFGICTGFEQENCTNYNLQFERVYSVPGDVAMLTSSLVSSEVFNFETVPYNFTWYDSKTGQEISNETSRILAHGETLWFLNITLDEDGEYVSILRTPSWCYRQATRLVVERPVAGECGRPRKAYQTLTNGVADTLSCPLKEYIDKLDSYNITSSLEWYRGCDPIVDGNDRYTYLPDGKLNIGLVESTNNFYTCTLTFSLGGRIGSVSETIEAFVSRKYSMTPRVNQPANEIIKEQMGSNFYKLCRVFVPCVGKPSVDIVWLVRDEFILNTDPADRVYTSEQRKEAQKVPEEGVWLERVLTISELREEDFHINYTCRAYSARGFPESYFTLLPADPNDILPIGSVLGGVTVLFIVSVSIYYLFKVDIVLWFRSMFPILYTNTDLDGKLYDAYVAYAQPRAVGFSAEVEAFVLHTLPQVLEKACGYKLFIAGRDCMPGMAVVDSVEENIQASRRLLLLYTATTFISKRHKSSISNNNNNISKSSDSRDNSESKTSDRSSNMSFDGSEEVYPDSRQQLECLEAMHRTLLEESLKVILVEMEEITPAQLALFPESMRHLRNKQGAVCWWKNPSMKQRWRTCMRTKEDEEKGGQDTQPSASISPSSRFWKEMRYSMPVRGKRALYPEKTALLNL is encoded by the exons ATGGGCCAGCGTGCAACACTGGGAAGCCTTCTGTTTCTCTTCGGGCTGTTTGGGATCTGTACAGGATTTGAACAAG AGAACTGTACCAACTACAACCTCCAGTTTGAGAGGGTGTACTCTGTTCCCGGGGATGTGGCTATGCTGACCAGCAGTCTGGTGTCTTCAGAAGTCTTCAACTTTGAAACCGTCCCCTACAACTTCACCTGGTACGACTCAAAGACAGGTCAAGAAATAAGTAACGAGACCAGTCGAATCCTGGCGCATGGGGAGACTCTGTGGTTCCTTAACATAACGCTGGATGAAGATGGAGAATATGTGAGCATACTGAG AACTCCCTCTTGGTGCTACAGGCAGGCCACCAGGCTGGTCGTGGAGCGGCCTGTTGCTGGAGAATGTGGCAGGCCAAGGAAAGCTTATCAAACACTTACAAATGGAGTCGCCGACACTCTGTCCTGCCCTCTGAAGGAGTACATCGATAAACTGGACAGCTACAACATCACTTCCTCCTTGGAGTGGTACAGA GGTTGTGACCCCATCGTTGATGGGAATGACAGGTATACCTACCTGCCTGATGGCAAACTGAACATTGGCCTGGTAGAAAGCACAAACAACTTCTACACCTGTACTCTGACCTTCAGTCTCGGCGGCAGGATAGGATCTGTGTCTGAGACTATTGAAGCATTTGTCTCAA GGAAGTACTCTATGACTCCACGAGTGAACCAACCGGCCAATGAAATAATCAAGGAACAGATGG gGTCCAATTTCTACAAGCTGTGCCGGGTGTTTGTGCCGTGTGTCGGGAAGCCTTCGGTTGACATTGTTTGGCTGGTCAGAGACGAGTTCATTTTGAATACCGACCCCGCTGACCGCGTCTACACTTCAGAACAACG CAAAGAGGCCCAGAAAGTTCCTGAGGAAGGTGTATGGCTTGAGCGAGTGCTGACGATTTCTGAGCTGAGGGAGGAGGATTTCCACATCAACTACACGTGTCGAGCGTACAGCGCAAGGGGCTTCCCTGAGAGCTATTTTACTCTTCTCCCAGCAg ATCCCAATGACATACTTCCCATTGGCTCCGTGCTCGGTGGTGTGACGGTTCTCTTCATCGTCAGTGTTTCCATCTACTACCTTTTTAAGGTTGACATTGTGCTCTGGTTTAGGAGTATGTTTCCAATCCTCTATACAAATACAG ACTTGGATGGGAAGTTGTATGATGCCTATGTGGCATACGCACAGCCCCGTGCCGTCGGATTCAGCGCTGAAGTGGAGGCGTTTGTCCTTCACACTCTACCCCAAGTGTTGGAAAAGGCCTGCGGCTACAAACTCTTCATAGCAGGCCGTGACTGCATGCCCGGGATGG CCGTAGTGGACTCAGTGGAAGAGAATATACAAGCCAGTCGCCGCCTCCTTCTGCTCTACACCGCCACCACTTTCATcagcaagagacacaaaagcagCATtagcaataacaacaacaacatcagtaAGAGCAGTGACAGCAGAGATAACAGCGAAAGCAAGACCAGCGACCGCAGCAGCAACATGAGTTTTGATGGAAGTGAAGAAGTCTATCCAGACTCAAGACAGCAGTTGGAGTGTCTGGAAGCAATGCACAGAACCCTGCTGGAGGAATCTCTAAAG GTGATTCTGGTTGAGATGGAAGAGATCACCCCGGCTCAGCTGGCTCTCTTCCCAGAGTCAATGCGTCACCTGAGGAACAAGCAGGGCGCCGTGTGTTGGTGGAAGAACCCAAGCATGAAGCAAAGGTGGAGGACATGTATGAGGACCaaagaggacgaggagaaagGTGGACAGGACACGCAGCCGTCGGCGTCCATCTCCCCTTCCTCCAGGTTCTGGAAGGAGATGAGATATAGTATGCCGGTGAGGGGCAAGAGGGCTTTGTACCCCGAGAAGACTGCCCTGCTGAACTTATGA
- the LOC115026676 gene encoding interleukin-1 receptor type 1-like isoform X2 — MKMENITPSWCYRQATRLVVERPVAGECGRPRKAYQTLTNGVADTLSCPLKEYIDKLDSYNITSSLEWYRGCDPIVDGNDRYTYLPDGKLNIGLVESTNNFYTCTLTFSLGGRIGSVSETIEAFVSRKYSMTPRVNQPANEIIKEQMGSNFYKLCRVFVPCVGKPSVDIVWLVRDEFILNTDPADRVYTSEQRKEAQKVPEEGVWLERVLTISELREEDFHINYTCRAYSARGFPESYFTLLPADPNDILPIGSVLGGVTVLFIVSVSIYYLFKVDIVLWFRSMFPILYTNTDLDGKLYDAYVAYAQPRAVGFSAEVEAFVLHTLPQVLEKACGYKLFIAGRDCMPGMAVVDSVEENIQASRRLLLLYTATTFISKRHKSSISNNNNNISKSSDSRDNSESKTSDRSSNMSFDGSEEVYPDSRQQLECLEAMHRTLLEESLKVILVEMEEITPAQLALFPESMRHLRNKQGAVCWWKNPSMKQRWRTCMRTKEDEEKGGQDTQPSASISPSSRFWKEMRYSMPVRGKRALYPEKTALLNL; from the exons ATGAAGATGGAGAATAT AACTCCCTCTTGGTGCTACAGGCAGGCCACCAGGCTGGTCGTGGAGCGGCCTGTTGCTGGAGAATGTGGCAGGCCAAGGAAAGCTTATCAAACACTTACAAATGGAGTCGCCGACACTCTGTCCTGCCCTCTGAAGGAGTACATCGATAAACTGGACAGCTACAACATCACTTCCTCCTTGGAGTGGTACAGA GGTTGTGACCCCATCGTTGATGGGAATGACAGGTATACCTACCTGCCTGATGGCAAACTGAACATTGGCCTGGTAGAAAGCACAAACAACTTCTACACCTGTACTCTGACCTTCAGTCTCGGCGGCAGGATAGGATCTGTGTCTGAGACTATTGAAGCATTTGTCTCAA GGAAGTACTCTATGACTCCACGAGTGAACCAACCGGCCAATGAAATAATCAAGGAACAGATGG gGTCCAATTTCTACAAGCTGTGCCGGGTGTTTGTGCCGTGTGTCGGGAAGCCTTCGGTTGACATTGTTTGGCTGGTCAGAGACGAGTTCATTTTGAATACCGACCCCGCTGACCGCGTCTACACTTCAGAACAACG CAAAGAGGCCCAGAAAGTTCCTGAGGAAGGTGTATGGCTTGAGCGAGTGCTGACGATTTCTGAGCTGAGGGAGGAGGATTTCCACATCAACTACACGTGTCGAGCGTACAGCGCAAGGGGCTTCCCTGAGAGCTATTTTACTCTTCTCCCAGCAg ATCCCAATGACATACTTCCCATTGGCTCCGTGCTCGGTGGTGTGACGGTTCTCTTCATCGTCAGTGTTTCCATCTACTACCTTTTTAAGGTTGACATTGTGCTCTGGTTTAGGAGTATGTTTCCAATCCTCTATACAAATACAG ACTTGGATGGGAAGTTGTATGATGCCTATGTGGCATACGCACAGCCCCGTGCCGTCGGATTCAGCGCTGAAGTGGAGGCGTTTGTCCTTCACACTCTACCCCAAGTGTTGGAAAAGGCCTGCGGCTACAAACTCTTCATAGCAGGCCGTGACTGCATGCCCGGGATGG CCGTAGTGGACTCAGTGGAAGAGAATATACAAGCCAGTCGCCGCCTCCTTCTGCTCTACACCGCCACCACTTTCATcagcaagagacacaaaagcagCATtagcaataacaacaacaacatcagtaAGAGCAGTGACAGCAGAGATAACAGCGAAAGCAAGACCAGCGACCGCAGCAGCAACATGAGTTTTGATGGAAGTGAAGAAGTCTATCCAGACTCAAGACAGCAGTTGGAGTGTCTGGAAGCAATGCACAGAACCCTGCTGGAGGAATCTCTAAAG GTGATTCTGGTTGAGATGGAAGAGATCACCCCGGCTCAGCTGGCTCTCTTCCCAGAGTCAATGCGTCACCTGAGGAACAAGCAGGGCGCCGTGTGTTGGTGGAAGAACCCAAGCATGAAGCAAAGGTGGAGGACATGTATGAGGACCaaagaggacgaggagaaagGTGGACAGGACACGCAGCCGTCGGCGTCCATCTCCCCTTCCTCCAGGTTCTGGAAGGAGATGAGATATAGTATGCCGGTGAGGGGCAAGAGGGCTTTGTACCCCGAGAAGACTGCCCTGCTGAACTTATGA
- the LOC115026159 gene encoding interleukin-1 receptor type 1-like isoform X2 encodes MKSGWLCILISKCCLCLSAMGQRATLGSLLFLFGLFGICTGFEQENCTNYNLQFERVYSVPGDVAMLTSSLVSSEVFNFETVPYNFTWYDSKTGQEISNETSRILAHGETLWFLNITLDEDGEYVSILRTPSWCYRQATRLVVERPVAGECGRPRKAYQTLTNGVADTLSCPLKEYIDKLDSYNITSSLEWYRGCDPIVDENDRYTYLPDGKLNIGLVESTNNFYTCTLTFSLGGRIGSVSETIEAFVSRKYCMTPRVNQPANEIIKEQMGSNFYKLCRVFVPCVGEPSVDIVWLVRDEFILNTDPADRVYTSEQRKEAQTVPEEGVWLERVLTISELREEDFHINYTCRAYSAKGFPGSYFTLLPADPNDILPIGSVLGGVTVLFIVSVSIYYLFKVDIVLWFRSMFPILYTNTDLDGKLYDAYVAYAQPRAVGFSTEVEEFVLHTLPQVLEKACGYKLFIAGRDCMPGMAVVDSVEENIQASRRLLLLYTASTFIRSSISNNNNNISKSSDSRDNSESKTSDRSSNMSFDGSEEVYPDSRQQLECLEAMHRTLLEESLKVILVEMEEITPAQLALFPESMRHLRNKQGAVCWWKNPSMKQRWRTCMRTKEDEEKGGQDTQPSASISPSSRFWKEMRYSMPVRGKRALYPEKTALLNL; translated from the exons ATGAAGTCAGGCTGGTTGTGTATTCTCATctctaaatgttgtttgtgtctttcagccATGGGCCAGCGTGCAACACTGGGAAGCCTTCTGTTTCTCTTCGGGCTGTTTGGGATCTGTACAGGATTTGAACAAG AGAACTGTACCAACTACAACCTCCAGTTTGAGAGGGTGTACTCTGTTCCCGGGGATGTGGCTATGCTGACCAGCAGTCTGGTGTCTTCAGAAGTCTTCAACTTTGAAACCGTCCCCTACAACTTCACCTGGTACGACTCAAAGACAGGCCAAGAAATAAGTAACGAGACCAGTCGAATCCTGGCGCATGGGGAGACTCTGTGGTTCCTTAACATAACGCTGGACGAAGATGGAGAATATGTGAGCATACTGAG AACTCCCTCTTGGTGCTACAGGCAGGCCACCAGGCTGGTCGTGGAGCGGCCTGTTGCTGGAGAATGTGGCAGGCCAAGGAAAGCTTATCAAACACTTACAAATGGAGTCGCCGACACTCTGTCCTGCCCTCTGAAGGAGTACATCGATAAACTGGACAGCTACAACATCACTTCCTCCTTGGAGTGGTACAGA GGTTGTGACCCCATCGTTGATGAGAATGACAGGTATACCTACCTGCCTGATGGCAAACTGAACATTGGCCTGGTAGAAAGCACAAACAACTTCTACACCTGTACTCTGACCTTCAGTCTCGGCGGCAGGATAGGATCTGTGTCTGAGACTATTGAAGCATTTGTCTCAA GGAAGTACTGTATGACTCCACGAGTGAACCAACCGGCCAATGAAATAATCAAGGAACAGATGG gGTCCAATTTCTACAAGCTGTGCCGGGTGTTTGTGCCGTGTGTCGGGGAGCCTTCGGTTGACATTGTTTGGCTGGTCAGAGACGAGTTCATTTTGAATACCGACCCCGCTGACCGCGTCTACACTTCAGAACAACG CAAAGAGGCCCAGACGGTTCCTGAGGAAGGTGTATGGCTTGAGCGGGTGCTGACGATTTCTGAGCTGAGGGAGGAGGATTTCCACATCAATTACACGTGTCGAGCGTACAGTGCCAAGGGCTTCCCTGGGAGCTATTTTACTCTTCTCCCAGCAG ATCCCAATGACATACTTCCCATTGGCTCCGTGCTCGGTGGTGTGACGGTTCTCTTCATCGTCAGTGTTTCCATCTACTACCTTTTTAAGGTTGACATTGTGCTCTGGTTTAGGAGTATGTTTCCAATCCTCTATACAAATACAG ACTTGGATGGGAAGTTGTATGATGCCTATGTGGCATATGCACAGCCCCGTGCCGTCGGATTCAGCACTGAAGTGGAGGAGTTTGTCCTTCACACTCTACCCCAAGTGTTGGAAAAGGCCTGCGGCTACAAACTCTTCATAGCAGGCCGTGACTGCATGCCCGGGATGG CCGTAGTGGACTCAGTGGAAGAGAATATACAAGCTAGTCGCCGCCTCCTTCTGCTCTACACCGCCTCCACTTTCATCAGAAGCAGCATtagcaataacaacaacaacatcagtaAGAGCAGTGACAGCAGAGATAACAGCGAAAGCAAGACCAGCGACCGCAGCAGCAACATGAGTTTTGATGGAAGTGAAGAAGTCTATCCAGACTCAAGACAGCAGTTGGAGTGTCTGGAAGCAATGCACAGAACCCTGCTGGAGGAATCTCTAAAG GTGATTCTGGTTGAGATGGAAGAGATCACCCCGGCTCAGCTGGCTCTCTTCCCAGAGTCAATGCGTCACCTGAGGAACAAGCAGGGCGCCGTGTGTTGGTGGAAGAACCCAAGCATGAAGCAAAGGTGGAGGACATGTATGAGGACCaaagaggacgaggagaaagGTGGACAGGACACGCAGCCGTCGGCGTCCATCTCCCCTTCCTCCAGGTTCTGGAAGGAGATGAGATATAGTATGCCGGTGAGGGGCAAGAGGGCTTTGTACCCCGAGAAGACTGCCCTGCTGAACTTATGA
- the LOC115026159 gene encoding interleukin-1 receptor type 1-like isoform X1, with protein sequence MKSGWLCILISKCCLCLSAMGQRATLGSLLFLFGLFGICTGFEQENCTNYNLQFERVYSVPGDVAMLTSSLVSSEVFNFETVPYNFTWYDSKTGQEISNETSRILAHGETLWFLNITLDEDGEYMLLMSTLRINTWLLLIQLLIDDREQKTAHFLLHLSDRTPSWCYRQATRLVVERPVAGECGRPRKAYQTLTNGVADTLSCPLKEYIDKLDSYNITSSLEWYRGCDPIVDENDRYTYLPDGKLNIGLVESTNNFYTCTLTFSLGGRIGSVSETIEAFVSRKYCMTPRVNQPANEIIKEQMGSNFYKLCRVFVPCVGEPSVDIVWLVRDEFILNTDPADRVYTSEQRKEAQTVPEEGVWLERVLTISELREEDFHINYTCRAYSAKGFPGSYFTLLPADPNDILPIGSVLGGVTVLFIVSVSIYYLFKVDIVLWFRSMFPILYTNTDLDGKLYDAYVAYAQPRAVGFSTEVEEFVLHTLPQVLEKACGYKLFIAGRDCMPGMAVVDSVEENIQASRRLLLLYTASTFIRSSISNNNNNISKSSDSRDNSESKTSDRSSNMSFDGSEEVYPDSRQQLECLEAMHRTLLEESLKVILVEMEEITPAQLALFPESMRHLRNKQGAVCWWKNPSMKQRWRTCMRTKEDEEKGGQDTQPSASISPSSRFWKEMRYSMPVRGKRALYPEKTALLNL encoded by the exons ATGAAGTCAGGCTGGTTGTGTATTCTCATctctaaatgttgtttgtgtctttcagccATGGGCCAGCGTGCAACACTGGGAAGCCTTCTGTTTCTCTTCGGGCTGTTTGGGATCTGTACAGGATTTGAACAAG AGAACTGTACCAACTACAACCTCCAGTTTGAGAGGGTGTACTCTGTTCCCGGGGATGTGGCTATGCTGACCAGCAGTCTGGTGTCTTCAGAAGTCTTCAACTTTGAAACCGTCCCCTACAACTTCACCTGGTACGACTCAAAGACAGGCCAAGAAATAAGTAACGAGACCAGTCGAATCCTGGCGCATGGGGAGACTCTGTGGTTCCTTAACATAACGCTGGACGAAGATGGAGAATAT ATGCTGTTAATGTCCACCCTAAGAATCAACACCTGGTTATTGCTGATTCAGCTGCTCATTGATGACCGTGAACAGAAAACAGCTCATTTCCTTCTTCATCTTTCCGACAGAACTCCCTCTTGGTGCTACAGGCAGGCCACCAGGCTGGTCGTGGAGCGGCCTGTTGCTGGAGAATGTGGCAGGCCAAGGAAAGCTTATCAAACACTTACAAATGGAGTCGCCGACACTCTGTCCTGCCCTCTGAAGGAGTACATCGATAAACTGGACAGCTACAACATCACTTCCTCCTTGGAGTGGTACAGA GGTTGTGACCCCATCGTTGATGAGAATGACAGGTATACCTACCTGCCTGATGGCAAACTGAACATTGGCCTGGTAGAAAGCACAAACAACTTCTACACCTGTACTCTGACCTTCAGTCTCGGCGGCAGGATAGGATCTGTGTCTGAGACTATTGAAGCATTTGTCTCAA GGAAGTACTGTATGACTCCACGAGTGAACCAACCGGCCAATGAAATAATCAAGGAACAGATGG gGTCCAATTTCTACAAGCTGTGCCGGGTGTTTGTGCCGTGTGTCGGGGAGCCTTCGGTTGACATTGTTTGGCTGGTCAGAGACGAGTTCATTTTGAATACCGACCCCGCTGACCGCGTCTACACTTCAGAACAACG CAAAGAGGCCCAGACGGTTCCTGAGGAAGGTGTATGGCTTGAGCGGGTGCTGACGATTTCTGAGCTGAGGGAGGAGGATTTCCACATCAATTACACGTGTCGAGCGTACAGTGCCAAGGGCTTCCCTGGGAGCTATTTTACTCTTCTCCCAGCAG ATCCCAATGACATACTTCCCATTGGCTCCGTGCTCGGTGGTGTGACGGTTCTCTTCATCGTCAGTGTTTCCATCTACTACCTTTTTAAGGTTGACATTGTGCTCTGGTTTAGGAGTATGTTTCCAATCCTCTATACAAATACAG ACTTGGATGGGAAGTTGTATGATGCCTATGTGGCATATGCACAGCCCCGTGCCGTCGGATTCAGCACTGAAGTGGAGGAGTTTGTCCTTCACACTCTACCCCAAGTGTTGGAAAAGGCCTGCGGCTACAAACTCTTCATAGCAGGCCGTGACTGCATGCCCGGGATGG CCGTAGTGGACTCAGTGGAAGAGAATATACAAGCTAGTCGCCGCCTCCTTCTGCTCTACACCGCCTCCACTTTCATCAGAAGCAGCATtagcaataacaacaacaacatcagtaAGAGCAGTGACAGCAGAGATAACAGCGAAAGCAAGACCAGCGACCGCAGCAGCAACATGAGTTTTGATGGAAGTGAAGAAGTCTATCCAGACTCAAGACAGCAGTTGGAGTGTCTGGAAGCAATGCACAGAACCCTGCTGGAGGAATCTCTAAAG GTGATTCTGGTTGAGATGGAAGAGATCACCCCGGCTCAGCTGGCTCTCTTCCCAGAGTCAATGCGTCACCTGAGGAACAAGCAGGGCGCCGTGTGTTGGTGGAAGAACCCAAGCATGAAGCAAAGGTGGAGGACATGTATGAGGACCaaagaggacgaggagaaagGTGGACAGGACACGCAGCCGTCGGCGTCCATCTCCCCTTCCTCCAGGTTCTGGAAGGAGATGAGATATAGTATGCCGGTGAGGGGCAAGAGGGCTTTGTACCCCGAGAAGACTGCCCTGCTGAACTTATGA
- the LOC115026159 gene encoding interleukin-1 receptor type 1-like isoform X3, with product MENITPSWCYRQATRLVVERPVAGECGRPRKAYQTLTNGVADTLSCPLKEYIDKLDSYNITSSLEWYRGCDPIVDENDRYTYLPDGKLNIGLVESTNNFYTCTLTFSLGGRIGSVSETIEAFVSRKYCMTPRVNQPANEIIKEQMGSNFYKLCRVFVPCVGEPSVDIVWLVRDEFILNTDPADRVYTSEQRKEAQTVPEEGVWLERVLTISELREEDFHINYTCRAYSAKGFPGSYFTLLPADPNDILPIGSVLGGVTVLFIVSVSIYYLFKVDIVLWFRSMFPILYTNTDLDGKLYDAYVAYAQPRAVGFSTEVEEFVLHTLPQVLEKACGYKLFIAGRDCMPGMAVVDSVEENIQASRRLLLLYTASTFIRSSISNNNNNISKSSDSRDNSESKTSDRSSNMSFDGSEEVYPDSRQQLECLEAMHRTLLEESLKVILVEMEEITPAQLALFPESMRHLRNKQGAVCWWKNPSMKQRWRTCMRTKEDEEKGGQDTQPSASISPSSRFWKEMRYSMPVRGKRALYPEKTALLNL from the exons ATGGAGAATAT AACTCCCTCTTGGTGCTACAGGCAGGCCACCAGGCTGGTCGTGGAGCGGCCTGTTGCTGGAGAATGTGGCAGGCCAAGGAAAGCTTATCAAACACTTACAAATGGAGTCGCCGACACTCTGTCCTGCCCTCTGAAGGAGTACATCGATAAACTGGACAGCTACAACATCACTTCCTCCTTGGAGTGGTACAGA GGTTGTGACCCCATCGTTGATGAGAATGACAGGTATACCTACCTGCCTGATGGCAAACTGAACATTGGCCTGGTAGAAAGCACAAACAACTTCTACACCTGTACTCTGACCTTCAGTCTCGGCGGCAGGATAGGATCTGTGTCTGAGACTATTGAAGCATTTGTCTCAA GGAAGTACTGTATGACTCCACGAGTGAACCAACCGGCCAATGAAATAATCAAGGAACAGATGG gGTCCAATTTCTACAAGCTGTGCCGGGTGTTTGTGCCGTGTGTCGGGGAGCCTTCGGTTGACATTGTTTGGCTGGTCAGAGACGAGTTCATTTTGAATACCGACCCCGCTGACCGCGTCTACACTTCAGAACAACG CAAAGAGGCCCAGACGGTTCCTGAGGAAGGTGTATGGCTTGAGCGGGTGCTGACGATTTCTGAGCTGAGGGAGGAGGATTTCCACATCAATTACACGTGTCGAGCGTACAGTGCCAAGGGCTTCCCTGGGAGCTATTTTACTCTTCTCCCAGCAG ATCCCAATGACATACTTCCCATTGGCTCCGTGCTCGGTGGTGTGACGGTTCTCTTCATCGTCAGTGTTTCCATCTACTACCTTTTTAAGGTTGACATTGTGCTCTGGTTTAGGAGTATGTTTCCAATCCTCTATACAAATACAG ACTTGGATGGGAAGTTGTATGATGCCTATGTGGCATATGCACAGCCCCGTGCCGTCGGATTCAGCACTGAAGTGGAGGAGTTTGTCCTTCACACTCTACCCCAAGTGTTGGAAAAGGCCTGCGGCTACAAACTCTTCATAGCAGGCCGTGACTGCATGCCCGGGATGG CCGTAGTGGACTCAGTGGAAGAGAATATACAAGCTAGTCGCCGCCTCCTTCTGCTCTACACCGCCTCCACTTTCATCAGAAGCAGCATtagcaataacaacaacaacatcagtaAGAGCAGTGACAGCAGAGATAACAGCGAAAGCAAGACCAGCGACCGCAGCAGCAACATGAGTTTTGATGGAAGTGAAGAAGTCTATCCAGACTCAAGACAGCAGTTGGAGTGTCTGGAAGCAATGCACAGAACCCTGCTGGAGGAATCTCTAAAG GTGATTCTGGTTGAGATGGAAGAGATCACCCCGGCTCAGCTGGCTCTCTTCCCAGAGTCAATGCGTCACCTGAGGAACAAGCAGGGCGCCGTGTGTTGGTGGAAGAACCCAAGCATGAAGCAAAGGTGGAGGACATGTATGAGGACCaaagaggacgaggagaaagGTGGACAGGACACGCAGCCGTCGGCGTCCATCTCCCCTTCCTCCAGGTTCTGGAAGGAGATGAGATATAGTATGCCGGTGAGGGGCAAGAGGGCTTTGTACCCCGAGAAGACTGCCCTGCTGAACTTATGA